A section of the Acidobacterium capsulatum ATCC 51196 genome encodes:
- a CDS encoding CAP domain-containing protein, producing MRIRKPPVLLAMLLLAFCVVPLHAQQASRNANWARQIFQATNQARARHGLPPLTWSPSLAAAAQAHLSVMIHQPDLSHDYPGEPPLPARAAQAGAHFETVAENIAMGYSVPAIQNEWMHSPAHRANILNPRLNAAGVAIIKRRGNFYAVVDFAAAVQQRDVSQSTQQVARLLQRIGITPGGSHAAAEAACAPDYRLSAGTPVRLLVRFTTSDLTQLPPQAISQIESSGATHAAVAICPSDGSQPGFTTYRVALLLY from the coding sequence ATGCGCATCCGCAAGCCTCCTGTTCTGCTCGCCATGCTCCTTCTCGCATTCTGCGTCGTGCCGCTGCACGCGCAGCAGGCAAGCCGCAATGCCAACTGGGCGCGGCAGATCTTTCAGGCCACCAATCAGGCACGCGCCCGCCACGGTCTGCCTCCGCTCACCTGGAGCCCGTCGCTCGCCGCTGCCGCCCAGGCGCACCTCAGCGTCATGATTCATCAGCCCGATCTCTCGCATGACTATCCTGGTGAGCCACCGCTGCCAGCCCGCGCCGCCCAGGCTGGCGCACACTTTGAGACGGTCGCTGAAAACATCGCCATGGGCTACAGCGTCCCTGCCATTCAAAACGAATGGATGCACTCGCCCGCGCATCGCGCCAACATCCTCAACCCGCGCCTCAACGCTGCCGGAGTGGCCATCATCAAACGCCGCGGCAACTTCTACGCGGTCGTCGATTTCGCCGCCGCCGTCCAGCAACGCGACGTCTCGCAGTCCACGCAGCAGGTCGCCCGGCTACTGCAGCGCATCGGTATTACCCCCGGCGGCTCCCACGCCGCGGCCGAAGCCGCCTGCGCCCCAGACTACCGCCTTTCAGCCGGAACTCCCGTCCGCCTGCTCGTCCGCTTCACCACATCCGATCTCACTCAGCTTCCGCCGCAGGCTATTTCTCAAATCGAGAGCAGCGGAGCCACGCATGCCGCCGTCGCCATCTGTCCCTCTGACGGCTCCCAGCCCGGCTTCACCACCTACCGCGTCGCACTCCTGCTGTACTGA
- a CDS encoding cryptochrome/photolyase family protein, with product MSEFADRIRPHAPTRDDASARRWIYVPYDRLTDATGPLTEQPASQTGIVMMEALAKAHRRPYHKKKLALILASQRHFALKQARRGIKIIYEFTPGIFADGLEQATRHHRLSALTMMQPAEREMSLDVEEARVRGIPLQLVEDTTWCSTESDFDSVFAPTTKHFLMDRFYRRMRQKTGILMQPNGEPIGGKYSYDAENRRPYRGQPPVPERPRFHPDSITQEALHLVAREFPSHFGTLDGFDLPVTQAQADEAWSFALEHLLPHFGPFEDAMAHNEPDLFHSRLSALINISRLLPRRLIDDVARAAHSERIPLASAEGFIRQILGWREFMRHLHRRTDGYRQLPGQRNNSSSDDPYAGAEPSALNAHRPLPAAFWGRRSGLHCLDTVIDQVWREGWSHHITRLMVLSNLSTLLGVSPRALTDWFWIAYIDAYDWVVEPNVLGMSTFADNGLTATKPYVSGAAYIHRMSDYCGHCRYNPRKATGDASCPFTSLYWSFLDRNADNLSSNPRMSMPYVTLRKKPASELNELRKRAAQAIEELCHAQQASPQE from the coding sequence ATGAGCGAATTCGCAGACCGCATCCGTCCCCATGCTCCCACGCGCGACGACGCCTCCGCGCGCCGCTGGATCTACGTCCCCTACGACCGCCTCACCGACGCCACCGGCCCGCTCACCGAACAGCCCGCAAGCCAGACCGGCATCGTCATGATGGAGGCGCTCGCCAAGGCCCATCGCCGCCCCTATCACAAGAAAAAACTCGCTCTCATCCTCGCCAGCCAGCGTCACTTCGCTTTGAAGCAGGCCCGCCGTGGCATCAAGATCATCTACGAGTTCACGCCCGGCATCTTTGCCGATGGTCTCGAGCAGGCCACGCGCCATCATCGCCTCTCCGCGCTCACCATGATGCAGCCGGCCGAGCGCGAGATGAGCCTCGATGTCGAAGAGGCCCGCGTCCGCGGCATCCCGCTCCAACTCGTCGAAGACACCACATGGTGCTCCACCGAATCCGATTTCGACTCCGTATTCGCCCCCACCACCAAACACTTCCTGATGGACCGCTTCTACCGTCGCATGCGCCAGAAGACCGGCATCCTCATGCAGCCCAATGGCGAACCCATCGGCGGCAAATACTCCTACGACGCTGAGAACCGCAGGCCCTATCGCGGTCAGCCGCCCGTGCCTGAGCGCCCGCGCTTCCATCCCGACAGCATCACACAGGAGGCGCTCCATCTCGTCGCACGCGAATTTCCCAGCCACTTTGGCACCCTCGACGGCTTTGACCTGCCGGTCACACAAGCGCAGGCCGATGAGGCATGGTCCTTCGCGCTCGAGCACCTTCTGCCGCACTTTGGTCCCTTCGAAGACGCCATGGCGCACAATGAGCCCGATCTCTTCCACTCACGCCTCTCCGCGCTCATCAACATCAGCCGCCTGTTGCCACGCCGTCTCATTGACGATGTAGCCCGTGCCGCCCATTCTGAACGCATTCCGCTCGCCAGCGCCGAAGGCTTCATTCGCCAGATCCTCGGCTGGCGAGAATTCATGCGCCATCTCCACCGCCGCACCGACGGCTATCGCCAGCTCCCCGGCCAACGCAACAACTCCTCATCGGACGACCCCTATGCCGGCGCCGAACCATCCGCGCTCAATGCCCACCGGCCGCTGCCCGCTGCCTTCTGGGGCCGCAGGAGCGGTCTCCACTGCCTCGATACCGTCATCGATCAGGTCTGGCGCGAGGGATGGTCGCATCACATCACGCGCCTCATGGTGCTCAGCAATCTGTCCACGCTCTTGGGCGTCTCGCCGCGCGCCCTCACTGACTGGTTCTGGATCGCCTACATCGATGCCTACGATTGGGTCGTCGAGCCGAACGTGCTCGGCATGTCTACCTTCGCTGACAATGGACTCACCGCCACCAAGCCCTACGTCAGCGGCGCTGCATACATCCATCGCATGAGCGACTACTGCGGCCATTGCCGGTACAACCCGCGCAAAGCTACCGGTGACGCTTCATGTCCCTTCACTTCGCTCTACTGGAGCTTTCTCGACCGCAACGCTGATAATCTGTCATCGAACCCGCGCATGAGTATGCCGTACGTCACTCTGCGCAAAAAGCCAGCTTCAGAATTAAACGAGCTTCGCAAAAGAGCCGCACAGGCCATCGAAGAGCTCTGCCATGCGCAACAAGCATCGCCACAGGAGTAG
- a CDS encoding NAD(P)/FAD-dependent oxidoreductase has translation MDVVIVGAGVAGLHCARLLEQAGLNVLLLEAADIPGGRIRTDLVEGFRLDRGFQVLLTAYPEAKRALNYPALQLCSMKPGALVYKNERMHYFADPFRDPGAALKLVFDPIVSLRDKLLVARLRGKVQQGPWESLFSNPETSTLEYLRSYGFSSAMIECFFRPFFSGVFLERDLATSSRYFEFLFRIFAQGLVAVPEQGMGVIPRQMAENLKPRTLQTQARVHRIAPVLNGITVEADGVGSIMARAVVLAAGQPSESFGLPAAAAAPAVWNRTTTFYFAAEHAPVQEPILVLNGNMRDGQPATGPLNHLAVMSRVSPQYAPPGAELIAANVVGTAPQDPQELNRLAEQVREQCRQWFGDTVREWKLIASYPIARALPLSPHVEWNPAPDASRLSSGVYACGDDHLFPGVQGALISARTTAECILRDLGAISTK, from the coding sequence ATGGATGTCGTCATCGTCGGAGCTGGGGTCGCCGGTCTGCACTGCGCCCGTCTGCTCGAACAGGCCGGGCTCAACGTACTCCTGCTCGAAGCAGCCGACATTCCCGGGGGACGCATCCGTACCGATCTCGTCGAGGGCTTCCGTCTCGACCGTGGCTTTCAGGTCCTGCTCACGGCCTATCCCGAGGCGAAGCGCGCTCTCAACTATCCGGCCCTGCAACTCTGCTCCATGAAGCCCGGCGCGCTCGTTTACAAAAACGAGCGCATGCACTACTTCGCCGACCCCTTCCGCGATCCCGGCGCAGCACTCAAGCTGGTCTTCGATCCCATCGTCTCCCTGCGTGACAAGCTGCTCGTCGCCCGCCTGCGTGGCAAAGTGCAGCAGGGCCCGTGGGAATCGCTCTTCTCCAATCCCGAAACCAGCACTCTCGAATACCTGCGCAGCTACGGCTTCAGCTCTGCCATGATCGAATGCTTCTTCCGCCCGTTCTTCAGCGGAGTCTTTCTCGAGCGCGACCTCGCCACCAGCAGCCGCTACTTTGAGTTCCTCTTCCGCATCTTCGCGCAGGGCCTGGTGGCCGTGCCGGAGCAGGGAATGGGCGTCATCCCCCGTCAGATGGCAGAGAACCTCAAGCCGCGTACCCTCCAGACGCAGGCTCGCGTCCATCGCATCGCGCCTGTGCTCAACGGCATCACGGTTGAGGCAGACGGCGTCGGCTCCATCATGGCCCGCGCCGTGGTGCTGGCCGCCGGACAACCGTCCGAGTCCTTCGGTCTGCCCGCCGCCGCCGCCGCCCCGGCTGTCTGGAACCGCACCACCACCTTCTATTTCGCCGCCGAGCACGCCCCTGTGCAGGAGCCCATTCTCGTCCTCAACGGCAACATGCGCGACGGCCAGCCCGCCACCGGCCCACTCAACCATCTCGCCGTCATGAGCCGCGTCTCGCCGCAATATGCGCCACCCGGCGCCGAACTCATCGCAGCGAACGTCGTCGGCACCGCACCGCAGGACCCGCAGGAACTCAACCGCCTCGCCGAACAGGTCCGCGAACAGTGCCGCCAGTGGTTTGGCGACACCGTGCGCGAGTGGAAGCTCATCGCCAGCTATCCCATCGCCCGCGCCTTGCCGCTCTCGCCTCACGTCGAATGGAACCCGGCTCCAGACGCCTCGCGCCTCTCCTCCGGCGTCTACGCCTGCGGAGACGACCATCTCTTCCCCGGCGTGCAGGGCGCGCTCATCTCGGCGCGCACCACCGCCGAATGCATCCTCCGCGATCTAGGCGCAATCAGCACAAAATAG
- a CDS encoding transposase — protein sequence MPTGVQRFHHSGHTHFITFSCRHRRSNFSDATTRSIFEAARERIRRDYLLCIYGYVVMPDHVHLLLTAPRRQTLADCARSSMTPLKQKRLEWATRQGAGAKAQFSSVAFWHG from the coding sequence ATGCCAACCGGTGTTCAGCGATTCCACCATTCAGGACATACGCATTTCATCACGTTTTCCTGCCGGCATCGCCGGTCAAATTTTTCTGATGCAACGACGCGATCTATCTTCGAAGCTGCGCGGGAGCGAATCCGCCGGGACTACCTGCTCTGTATCTATGGATATGTTGTGATGCCTGACCATGTGCATCTGCTGCTGACCGCGCCGCGCCGCCAAACACTGGCCGACTGTGCCCGCTCATCGATGACCCCACTCAAGCAAAAGAGGCTTGAGTGGGCCACCCGCCAAGGCGCAGGGGCTAAAGCCCAGTTTTCTTCGGTGGCTTTTTGGCACGGCTAA